The DNA region GCTGCACAACGTGGCCCCAACAACCCCGGCCGCGACGCGCTTAACATTTACGGAGATGAGGTTACGAAAACCTTACCCGGCATTGGCCTGGTTTCAAGGACAGGTTATGAGGAAAAAGACCTGATGAACTATAACGTTTACAGCCTTAAACTTAACGGAGCATTACAGTACCGTTTCAGCAATAATCTGGAGGCAATCTACCAATACAACTACGGTCGCGGTACTGCAAGCTATACAGGTAGCAGCCGTTTCGACCTGAATAACTTTGTTTTGCAAACACACAGGATTGAGTTAAAAGGCAGCAACTTCTTCGTCCGCGGCTACTCGGTTGAAGAAAATTCGCACGACTCATACAATACCCGCTCCCTGGCCCAATTCATCAACCGTGACTGGGTAAAAGACCTGAACGGCAATACCGTAACTCCCGATAAAGCCGATGATACATGGTTTACACGCTATGCCGCAGCATTTAACGGTTCGGTAAGTGGCGTTACACCAAACAGCAATTCCGCCGCAAGGACTTTTGCCGACCACGGCCGTTTTTTACCGGGTACTGCTGAATTTAACAATGCTAAGAATGCATCAATTCATAATTATGGATTAAGTGGCGCAGGTGTTTTCAGTAACAGTAAATTTTACCATGCTGAAGGCCAGTATGATTTTACCAGCGCCATAAAAGTGTTTGAGCTTTTGGCAGGCGGCAGTTTCCGCGATTACAGGATGTTTACCAATGGCAGCTTGTTTGACGATAAAGACAAACGTGTAACCATCAAAGAATACGGTTCATTTGTACAAGCGGCTAAAAAATTGTTTGATGATAACCTGAAACTAACAGCCTCTATCCGTTACGATAAAAACGAAAACTTTAAAGGCAGCTTCACCCCTCGCTTTTCGGCAGTTTATACGGTTGATAAAACCTCAAACTTCAGGGCATCATACCAAACCGGTTTCAGGAACCCAACCCCGGTTGATCAGTTTATCCACCTTAACGTAGGCCCTATCACTATTTTGGGTGGTGCGCCTAATAACAGCAAGGGCTTAAACGTTTATGAAAACTCGTTCACCTCGTCATCGGTAAGCGCTTTTGGCGCTGCGTTTGGCAAGGCGGTACAAAGCGGTACGCCATTCCCACAGGCTATCGAACAAAACAAAGGGCTGCTCCAAAAAGCGAGCGTAGCCTACATTAAACCAGAGCAGCAAAAAGCATTTGAAGTGGGCTATAAAGGCTTGATGATGGATAAATTACTGATTGACGTAAACTACTATTACAGCAGCTACACCAACTTTATTCTGAATACTGTGGTTATTCAACCCAGCAATCCAATTCTTGGTTCTGATGGCCAGGTTACTACAGCCTCTGCAACCGATATCCCCAACGGTAAAGTTCACGCCTTCCAGTTGTATACCAATGCGCCTGATAAGGTATCGGCACAGGGAGCAAGCGCTGGTGCTACCTACCTGCTTGATGGCGGTTACGCTTTGGGTGGTAACACAACTTTATCAGTATTTAACCTTCGCAACGCTAATCCTAACAATATTGCGGCTTTCAATACACCAAAATGGAGCACCAATGCAACATTTGGCAACAGCAACGTAATCAATGATTTCGGTTTTAACGCGGCATGGCACTGGCAAACTGCTTACGACTGGTATGGAACATTTAACGGCACCCGTCCCGGTCGCGTAGATGCTTATTCAGTTGTTGATCTGCAGTTCAACAAAAAACTGCCAAAATTTAAATCAACCATTAAAGTTGGTGGCAGCAATATCTTCAACAACCGTATTTACCAATCATATGGTTCGCCTGCAATTGGCGCCATTTATTATGTATCAATCGTATTTGATGACCTTTTAAAATAGAACAACATGAGCACTTTAGCAATTGAAGAGCAGGTTGTAAAACCTCAAACAAACCTCAGCGCCGCCTATAGGGTGGTGCTGTTTGTGATCTGTTTTTTTAGTACTGCCCTGGGCGGTTCTGTTTCCACGCTGATGTCGGTTTACTTGCCTGTTGTGGTAAAGGATCTACAGGGTGCCGTTCCGGCCAATGAAATCAACGTCATCAGCGGGTATATCAATGCCATTTTTATATTCGGCTGGGCCTTTGGTGGTTTTACCTGGGGGGTAATCAGCGATAAAATGGGTCGGAAAAAAGCCCTGCTGCTCGCCATTGGCAGCTATGGCGTATTTACCATTTTAACCGGGTTAATGCCAACCTGGTGGGGCGTGCTGTGTTGCCGCTTTTTCAGCGGTTTTGGCGTAGGCGGCGTTTTGGTAACATCCATAACGCTGGTGAGCGAAGTCTGGCCTGCCAAAAGCAAAGCGGTGATCATAGGCATTCTTTCTATAGCTTTCCCGATAGGTATTTTCTCAGCAGGGCTAATCAACTTTATTGTATCGTCATGGCGGTCGGGCTTTTTAGTCGGGGCGATCCCTCTTGCATTGGCATTGATAGGCGCCCTGGTTTTGAATGAATCTGAAAACTGGCTCAACTACCGTAACGATATCGCCAACCGCGAAAATCCCTTGAACAAGCTCCTCTCTAAAAGCCATCGCCGCGAGCTTATTGTTGGCTCCTTAACCTTCGGTACAATGCTGATAGGTTTATGGGCCATATTTTCGTGGCTACCTACCTGGGTGCAAAGCCTGATTACCGACCATGATGCCGCAAAAGAACGCGGCCTGAGCATGATGTGTATGGGCATGGGTGGTTTAACCGGTGGTTTCTTTTCAGGATGGCTTGTTAATTTACTATCTATAAGGCGCTCCATGGTAATCTGTTTCGCGGTTTGCGCAGGTATGTCATTCATCCTGTTTAAAACTAATACTACATTCAGTGCGGCAGTTTATATCGAGATAATAATACTGGCTTTATTCTTTGGGGCGAGCCAGGGCGTACTATCAGCCTATATCCCCCAATTATTTTCAACCGGCATCAAAGCAACTGCAACAGGCTTTTGCTTCAACATCGGGCGTATTTTTACAGCTACAGCAGTATTATTTGTAGGCGTGCTGGTATCAACCCTGGGAGGTTATGGTAACTCGCTATTCGTCTTTTCACTGGTATTTATAATTGGCTTACTGGTAGTATTATTTGTACGGGAGAAAGCCGAAGGCGAGGAAAAAGCAAAAAGCTGAAGGCTTAAAGCCGAAAGCTTAGAAAATTAAAAAAATCACTAATTCAATAACTCACTAATTCACTAATTAAAATTATGGCACACATCAATGTACCCGAAGGCATTCCGGGCATCCGTTCGCTGGTAATGTTCAGGCCCGAAACCGGTCAGTATTTGTATGAACTGGCCGAAGTGTTATTACGCGGAGAATCAACCTTAAGTCCGGCCGACCGTGAGCTCATAGCCACCTATGTATCATACCGAAACAACTGCACATTTTGTTACAGCAGTCATGCCGCTGCAGCCCGTTGTTTATATGAGGATAACGCCCTCATTGTTGACGAAGTTTTACGCGATATGACCGAAGCGCCCATCAGCGCTAAACTAAAAGCCCTGCTAAATATTGCGGGCAAAGTACAAATCCTGGGTAAAGAAGTAAAACAGGAAGACGTTGACGCAGCCCGTGCAGAAGGCGCTACTGATCGCGAAATTCACGACGCGGTACTGATAGCTGCCGCTTTCAGCATGTTTAACCGCTATGTAGATGGGCTTGCAAGCCTTACCCCTACCGATCCCGAAGCTTACGCCGAAATGGGTAAACGTATGGCAAAGGGTTATGTATTACCACAACCTCAACATTAATTTAACCTGACCAGATATGGCACATATAGAATTAAATAACGATCTGCCCGGCATCCGCGGTTTAATGTTTTACAGTCCTGAGACTGAGGCGCCGTTAAATGCCCTCGCCGAGCAATTGCTCCGCGATGATAACAACTCCTTATCGCGCGGAGAACGGGAACTGATAGCAACCTATGTATCCTACCTCAACGATTGTTTCTTTTGCCAGAATGTGCACGGCGCAGTAGCCGGGCATTATCTCGGCTGCAATATCGACGAGATAGATGCCATCAAGGTTAATTTTTCGGCGACTGATCTTGCGCCGAAAATGAAAGCGCTGTTAGCCATCGCAAGCAGCGTACAAAAAGGAGGTAAACATGTAACTACGGAACAAATTGAAGCGGCCCGCGCGGAAGGGGCCGATGATAAGGAGATCCACGACACGGTATTGATCGCAGCTGCTTTTTGCATGTTTAACAGATACGTTGATGGACTGGGCACATGGGCGCCACAAGACAGGCAGATTTATATCGACCGGGCGCCGGAACGTGCAGAGGTTGGCTATATATCAAGCATTTTTAAGAAAGCTTAATACCTACTGCTTTATCACGCCCACAGCCCGGAGTTTTTAACTTCGGGCCGTTTTTTTTGTTATTAATCGCAGTTCTATCCTCTGACTTAGAATACATTATGAGGGTGTATCACAAATCAAAATCAGCCTCATTTTTTTACTTATTCAGTTAATAAGCGATATATAGCTTGGCTTGTATTTACTAACAAAGGGGGGTTAACAGGGTTAACAGAATTTAGGGTTAACACTTACATATATATTTAATAATCAGACAATTAATCGTTTTTTATACAAAAAAGTGTTAACCCCCTTTTGTATAAATATTAACGGGCAAATTTCAATTTATCGATAGCATAACACCAAGGGCGGTCAATTGGTTTATGATACAACCTCTTTTTTATTATAGCATATAATTTAAAATGGCCCCTCATAACCAGCCAATTGAAACAGCAATATTACTTTGTAAATTAATTTAAAAAGTTAATTTTAGTTATGCTTACCACCAATCATAAACCAGTTAAAACCCTGCTGCTCACAGCACTCATTGGTCTGCAAGGCTTGCAAAGCAATGCTCAAACCAAGCCCGGCACAACCGAAATAACAAAATGGCAATACGGTAAAACCGGGGCCGTTTCCCTTACTTATGATGACGGCTCTATGAACCAGTTCAGAAAAGCCCTGCCTGTTATGGAACGCCTTAAAATGCCGGCCACCTTTTTCATTATTACAGGTTCCATACCCGGATCCAAATATCATGGAAAATTTATTGGCCGCCCGGTAAAGGATATTATTAAAGAATCAGCAACGGTGCCAACTAACGACCAGAACTTTTTTGAGCGATGCTCTGCTGCCGGATATTTAGGTTATATGGGTACCATCGCTTCACATACACAAGCAGGGAGTTTATATGATAGCGGCAAAAAAGAAAAAGCTTTTAAGGTACTTGATGATATATATGCCAAAGCCCGCAACGGGGAATTGAAACGTGGGTACGAGCCAAACGACGAGTTTAAACAATCCATAGGTTCAACCTGGGATGATTTCAGAAAAGACGCAGCCAAAGGTTATGAATTTGCCAGTCATTCCATTACTCACCCCAGCATGCCGGGGCTTGATGAGCCAAATCTGCTTTGGGAACTGGAAAAGAGTAAGACCGATATACTGGCCCAACTTGGCCCTAAACATACCTTTTCGGCCGAGTGTCCGTATGGTTTTGAAAACGACCGGGTAATGAGCTATGCCCTGAAAACTTATCCGGCCTTGCGCAACCGCATGCCCGAACCCTGGCTAAAGGAAATTGATCGCGCCAGCAAACAAACACCCGGCTCTACAGATAAAGATTATATTCAATGGCAACGCGGCGCTACCACCAAAACACCGCTGCCAATGATGAAACTTTGGGTTGACACTACACTAAACCATAGCAACACCTGGCTGGTACTGGTATTCCATGGCATTGATGGTATGGGTTATGAGGCCCTGCCCAGTACTCTGCTCGATGAATATTTTCAATATATCAAAAGCAAAAACGATAAACTTTGGGTAGCCACCTTTGGCGATGTTACCCGTTATATGCGCGAGCGTGAACATGGCAAAGCCGATGCTTCAACTACAGGGAACACGATACGGGTAAAAGTAAGCCATAACCTTGATGGCAAAATGTATTATCTGCCATTAACGCTCAAAACCTATGTATCACCAGGCTGGACAAGCGCAACCGTGACCCAGGGCTCAAAAAGCAAAAAGATTAACACAGCTAAAGATCAGCACGGTACCTATGTACTCTATCAGGCTCAGCCAAATGAAGGCATAGTAACACTAAAGAAGGGATAATTATATTGGATAGTTTAATTGGTGCTGAAGTAGTTTTTGATAAAATAGCCTGCTTCAGCACCAATTAACAATTGCTTTTAGTTCAGCTGCAAAGTTTGCGGGCCGAACTCTTCAAAATGGATCAGTTGCTTATCGATGCCTTTTTTTACCAGTTCGCGGTAATGCAGTTCAATAAAGCCAGCCGGTCCGCAAATGTAATATTCAGTATTTGGCTCAAATATCTCATCGCTCAGTTGGTTCAGGTCAACCCAGCCTTCATATAAGTCATCAGAAGTTCCTTCTTCAACCTCATTATAAAAAATGTGCTTCTTAACTTCCTCGTTTTTACCTTCCCAGTGTTCAATAACTTCTTTAAAAGCATGCACATTTTTATCCCGGCAACCGTGAACCCATGTTTTTGGTCGTTTGCTGCCGCTTTTAATCAGGCTTTCCATCATGCTCATTAACGGCGTTTGACCAACGCCCCCACTTATAAAAACTATCGGATGATCGCCGTCGCCATTTAATACAAATCCCCCTGCCGGTGCCGATACTTCGATGATATCACCTTCATTAACAAAATTATGCAGGCGGTTGCTGATCATGCCATCGGCAAGCAATGCAGTTCCAGCTTCGCGTTTTACCGAAATACGATAATACTCGCCATTAGGCGCGCTTGAGATACTGTACTGACGGGGTTGCAACAGGTTAAGCTCCGGCAAAAACAAACGCACGCTTAAAAACTGACCGGGCGTAAAATCCGGTACCGCTCCACCGTTCGCGGGATAAAGGTAAAAGGAAATGATCTCTGCCGATTCTTTTACTTTCTGTTTTACCACAAATGGCCTCCAGCCTGTCCAGCCACCTTTTTTAGCCACTTGTTTACTGTAAAGGTTTTGTTCATGGCCAGTCATAATAGCGGCCAGCTGATTGTAAGCAACAGTCCATGCTTCGAGCAGTTCGGGTGTAGCTGCATCGCCTAATACTTCGCTGATTGAGGCAATCAGGTGACCGCCAACAATAGCATAATGCTCGGGTCTTATATCCAAACTTGTATGTTTTTGCCCAATGCCGTCAAGTACAGGCATCAACACGCCGGGGTTTTCAATATGCTCGGCATAAGCCAGTACAGCCATGGCCAGGGCCGTTTGTTGTTTGCTATTTTGCTGGTTGCCCATGTTAAACACATTTTTAAGCTCGGGGTTATGGGTAAACATCCGGTTGTAAAAATGAGTAGTTAACAACACTCCATGCTCTTTCAATACAGGCACTGTGGCCTTAATCAACTCTTTTTGTTCTTTTGTGATCGTCATTTTAACAATATATATTTATAATTAATTGTGCGGCTGTAGCAGAATTGCAACTACCAGCCTTTTTTCGTTAACTCCCGGAAGTATCGCGTGTTAGTATGTTCCGGATAACTACACGATAGTCCTACCCGCCCCACCTTTCATATTAGCCAGCTTACTCTGAAACATTACCGCCATCAGGCCTGCCCTGTTCTTGGCATCATCAGCCATGGGCCCGGCAAAATGTGCATCAACCGTTTGGGT from Mucilaginibacter sp. SJ includes:
- a CDS encoding MFS transporter, with product MSTLAIEEQVVKPQTNLSAAYRVVLFVICFFSTALGGSVSTLMSVYLPVVVKDLQGAVPANEINVISGYINAIFIFGWAFGGFTWGVISDKMGRKKALLLAIGSYGVFTILTGLMPTWWGVLCCRFFSGFGVGGVLVTSITLVSEVWPAKSKAVIIGILSIAFPIGIFSAGLINFIVSSWRSGFLVGAIPLALALIGALVLNESENWLNYRNDIANRENPLNKLLSKSHRRELIVGSLTFGTMLIGLWAIFSWLPTWVQSLITDHDAAKERGLSMMCMGMGGLTGGFFSGWLVNLLSIRRSMVICFAVCAGMSFILFKTNTTFSAAVYIEIIILALFFGASQGVLSAYIPQLFSTGIKATATGFCFNIGRIFTATAVLFVGVLVSTLGGYGNSLFVFSLVFIIGLLVVLFVREKAEGEEKAKS
- a CDS encoding carboxymuconolactone decarboxylase family protein, which gives rise to MAHIELNNDLPGIRGLMFYSPETEAPLNALAEQLLRDDNNSLSRGERELIATYVSYLNDCFFCQNVHGAVAGHYLGCNIDEIDAIKVNFSATDLAPKMKALLAIASSVQKGGKHVTTEQIEAARAEGADDKEIHDTVLIAAAFCMFNRYVDGLGTWAPQDRQIYIDRAPERAEVGYISSIFKKA
- the hmpA gene encoding NO-inducible flavohemoprotein, whose amino-acid sequence is MTITKEQKELIKATVPVLKEHGVLLTTHFYNRMFTHNPELKNVFNMGNQQNSKQQTALAMAVLAYAEHIENPGVLMPVLDGIGQKHTSLDIRPEHYAIVGGHLIASISEVLGDAATPELLEAWTVAYNQLAAIMTGHEQNLYSKQVAKKGGWTGWRPFVVKQKVKESAEIISFYLYPANGGAVPDFTPGQFLSVRLFLPELNLLQPRQYSISSAPNGEYYRISVKREAGTALLADGMISNRLHNFVNEGDIIEVSAPAGGFVLNGDGDHPIVFISGGVGQTPLMSMMESLIKSGSKRPKTWVHGCRDKNVHAFKEVIEHWEGKNEEVKKHIFYNEVEEGTSDDLYEGWVDLNQLSDEIFEPNTEYYICGPAGFIELHYRELVKKGIDKQLIHFEEFGPQTLQLN
- a CDS encoding carboxymuconolactone decarboxylase family protein, producing MAHINVPEGIPGIRSLVMFRPETGQYLYELAEVLLRGESTLSPADRELIATYVSYRNNCTFCYSSHAAAARCLYEDNALIVDEVLRDMTEAPISAKLKALLNIAGKVQILGKEVKQEDVDAARAEGATDREIHDAVLIAAAFSMFNRYVDGLASLTPTDPEAYAEMGKRMAKGYVLPQPQH
- a CDS encoding polysaccharide deacetylase family protein, translating into MLTTNHKPVKTLLLTALIGLQGLQSNAQTKPGTTEITKWQYGKTGAVSLTYDDGSMNQFRKALPVMERLKMPATFFIITGSIPGSKYHGKFIGRPVKDIIKESATVPTNDQNFFERCSAAGYLGYMGTIASHTQAGSLYDSGKKEKAFKVLDDIYAKARNGELKRGYEPNDEFKQSIGSTWDDFRKDAAKGYEFASHSITHPSMPGLDEPNLLWELEKSKTDILAQLGPKHTFSAECPYGFENDRVMSYALKTYPALRNRMPEPWLKEIDRASKQTPGSTDKDYIQWQRGATTKTPLPMMKLWVDTTLNHSNTWLVLVFHGIDGMGYEALPSTLLDEYFQYIKSKNDKLWVATFGDVTRYMREREHGKADASTTGNTIRVKVSHNLDGKMYYLPLTLKTYVSPGWTSATVTQGSKSKKINTAKDQHGTYVLYQAQPNEGIVTLKKG
- a CDS encoding TonB-dependent receptor translates to MKKLLFVLLLFTSINAFAQEIKITGNITDIATGKPVSGASISVKGKLTGTTTDSKGNYTLNANKLKLPFTIVISAVGFEVQESQVTSANNDISIKLTQKAIVLNEVVSSATRIYQSILQSPVSIEKMSLKAIKDNPSFTFYDGLQSVKGIESVTSSLTYKQINTRGFNSTGNSRFLQLVDGVDNQTPGLNFSVGNLFGASDIDIESVEVIPGAASALYGPVAFNGLLSLKTKDPFKYQGLTVQVKSGLNHFGESVVKPQGLYDFAARYAKAFNDKFAFKLNASYLTGRDWYADNYTDVSASTPAAQRGPNNPGRDALNIYGDEVTKTLPGIGLVSRTGYEEKDLMNYNVYSLKLNGALQYRFSNNLEAIYQYNYGRGTASYTGSSRFDLNNFVLQTHRIELKGSNFFVRGYSVEENSHDSYNTRSLAQFINRDWVKDLNGNTVTPDKADDTWFTRYAAAFNGSVSGVTPNSNSAARTFADHGRFLPGTAEFNNAKNASIHNYGLSGAGVFSNSKFYHAEGQYDFTSAIKVFELLAGGSFRDYRMFTNGSLFDDKDKRVTIKEYGSFVQAAKKLFDDNLKLTASIRYDKNENFKGSFTPRFSAVYTVDKTSNFRASYQTGFRNPTPVDQFIHLNVGPITILGGAPNNSKGLNVYENSFTSSSVSAFGAAFGKAVQSGTPFPQAIEQNKGLLQKASVAYIKPEQQKAFEVGYKGLMMDKLLIDVNYYYSSYTNFILNTVVIQPSNPILGSDGQVTTASATDIPNGKVHAFQLYTNAPDKVSAQGASAGATYLLDGGYALGGNTTLSVFNLRNANPNNIAAFNTPKWSTNATFGNSNVINDFGFNAAWHWQTAYDWYGTFNGTRPGRVDAYSVVDLQFNKKLPKFKSTIKVGGSNIFNNRIYQSYGSPAIGAIYYVSIVFDDLLK